AAGAAATTATAATCTTAACTACTGTGAGAACCAAATCTTTTAAACACGACGATACAGAACACATTGGCTTTCTGTCTAATCGAAAGGTATAAACTTACGTACTTTATTAATTTGAATGATCCACTCgtgtttatattaataatttcgaGGAATAAAAGTCTAAATTCTATTCTTTTCAGAGATTTAATGTGGCCGTAACAAGAGCCAAGAATGCATTGATCGTAATAGGAAACCCGTCGGTTCTGCGTAAAGACAGGTGTTGGAATGCTTTGTGGGAGTATTGTAACAAAAACAATGCATGTATGGACATTAATATCGTCCAAAGGAATGCTAACTCTAAAACCAAAAATCGAAAGGTCACCATTCCTAGgatttaattacaattacataCGTATGCAATATCAAACCAAAGTAAATGAGTGTGCAATGGAGAAATCGAGTAATGTTAATTTATAAATACGTACGTAAAAGAGAAATGAGGAAgctaatcataaaaataatatagtgttgaatttattttttatagacTATAACAATGTACTATCTTTTTACGACAAGATAGTACTAAATATTTGGGAAATTTAATAAACAGTAATTTTCCCAAACATTATTAAATCAAAAGCGATTGCAATAAAGAGTTTGTTTCGTATTTATAGAAAACATTTTATCTATTGttcattttttatacaattatggTAATACAATTtggtaataattgatatttgaaTAAACTGTTGTATGTCAAGTGTGTTGAAAATAAAAGATCTAAAATAAAGATGTTACGTACAAATATCTCCCCCCTCTACTCCTCCTTTATGTTCGAAGCAATTAATTTACGGATATTTAAATGCAGTTTCTCTCGATTTTGGAACATTGGTAAACAGTTTTAATGCTAAACTTTGTAAGATACAACTTTATTCTAAAAGTAGCTTCGCCTTACTGTCGCTAACATCCTTATTGTTACCATGGCGTATAGCAAATTCGTGTTTCACACTCGCGAAAAGAATATCTGTTAATAGAAAAATTTGTGCTATAGCGAATGCCAACGTCACCCCGAAGTAGAAGTTCGCATTCGCTGATCTAGAGTAAATCCACTGGTACCAAACAGTGGGTGCGAAAACTGTACAAAATAACATGAAACAGCCTACGATGAATCCTTGCTGGGTATCTAGAAAaagaatagaaattttttatGACCTCGTGCCTTGTATCCGACGAGCGACgagtttaaaattaatatgGCTTGTAGTAGAAACTTACATTGAAACAAATGCTTCCAAAGTGGCAGTAGAGACATGTAAAATCCAACATCTCCTATGCAAGGATACGACTTAAATATGGCAGCGATCGCTAAATAGGAGAATGCTAACAGCATCGGGTCGTGTCGTATCCTCAACGCTAATGGTACTATGTACAATAAACTGACATTTATTTGAAAAGAGGCGATGAACAACCATCTAAAATGCTCAAACATTTCTGTGAAAAAGTACCAATACAATCCTATATTTGGTCGCAAGTCGGGCACCGTTAAGATAAACCCGATCGTACTCCAAACAAAGGACCAGCTTCCCATGATGTAATAGGAAATGCAAAGTAGAGCAGTTAACATGCTCGCGAATACTGTGACGATAAGGATTACTACGTTCCTTCTCTGCTTTGTACTTTTAGAACGAGCAATGTAAATGACTGCTGGTACCATGAGCGAAATGGGATAAAGCCCTTGTAACGTTAACAATGAGATCGATAAACAACTCCAGAATATAGAAGAATTTGTCAACGAAATCAATGCCACAGAGTACAATAAATTTGTGAATACTGTCGTCGTATGGCCGACGCAGTTTAATATTATGTATGGATTAAATAAATATCCTGCTGAGACATACATCATGGACGTGGATGCCGCAGAACTATCGTCGTCGCTCTCTGAATTTTCATTGCACAGCTTCTCTTCTTTTCTAGACGCCTGCAATTAACGTTACGTGAAATCATTGCACAACGAGTTTGTACTCGGAAGCTTTAATAGTCCTAGGGCTGGAACTactcgaataatttaatgttcgaatattttacaagtatttgaatgctacgaataaacttcgaatacttgagtattcgaatgttattatttaaatatttaagtattcgaatagtatggtgtgaattaccAAGGTATATAGTTTTGGAAGAAACTAAGCGAGACAAAATGAGAATaaaactgaaactaaataaaagatTGTAAAAggatgaacctaaagaacttgatttataagtcacgtcatactattcgaatacttaaatatttgaatagtatttggatgcttggatattcaaattatattcgccaaataattgagcaactgaagtattgaaatattcgaatactgaaaaattcggcaaatagtcccagccctatttaATACCACAAGCAATAATAAACTAACCAATTCAGTCGCATAATGTTTCGCTGTGAGTGCAAGAAGTAAAGCGGTCAACAAATCAGTGAAGATAAACAAGATGAATAATATCCAATGAGGTAAATACCACTGTATAAGATTGAAAATGTATAAACCGATAGGAGTTTCATGAAATAAATCTCCCATATAAGGGTCAATGCCAAAGTTGTATAAATGCACGCCTTCCGTcactaaaataaaaagagcaTTCTAATATTTAACATTTTCTAACAGAACTGTCGTTAACACATTATTACGATGACCACTAATTGGTGtgtatatataaacatatcagTATATAGATCATTGTTCGTGCCATAATCGTGCTGTACCATTACTTGTAATACATTCATGTCACTGCTACCAAAATTTTACACAGCAAATTAACATGTACATCCTAACCTCTCTTCCAAGAGTTCAGAGCGGTAGAAACTTCCACGCGATCGCTAATTACTTTCTGATATTCAGAGTTCATTAACAGAAATCTAATGGTACCGGCTAGAGCGAAATTCGACAACCATTGCTTCCACATTTTTCTAAACAATTTAGTGTCATTCGCGTACAATAACCTATCCGTGGAATGTAGATATTTGAGCGATCATGCCATACTGTTGCTGCGTTTGTCTCACTAATCGCATATCTTTGTAACGTTGCAGAATAGGCCTCTCGACAGCTACATCACTTCTCCTCGTGTTGTTGTTAAACcgaaattgaattaattacgCGCTCCATTGTTAAAAATCCGAGGAGCAGCGCGCGCGACCGGAAAGACAGGATTTCTTGCATCTTCGATAGATTGGCGTTATTTATGCACCCTAGATTGTTAATTACTACTTCGCTGTTAATAGTTTTCAACTAATGTTATTTCCTCCCAATAACTAACTCTGTccttttaagtttttatttcgaagTAGAATTGTATTTGATAAAATATAATTGTTTATGATTGAAATTAAGATTTTGTACATTTACGCTTTATAACAAATAGAAAGTAAAAAGTATTTTCacagattttaatttaaacgtgTTATAAATATGTTCTAAATATCAAAGTGACAAAAAAATGTGGAACGCTTCACGATTTTGCGTGTCATCCTTGCGCAGGGGCCATGCTAATCTTCTCTGTATCGTTCCAATTTTAGTATATGTACTGCCGAAGCAAGTACGACAGCTGTTCTTCATTTCTCGTATATATACTAAGTAACGTCTAACCTGTCGCTAACGAGAAAGTGTATACCTCATTGGCCCTCTAGCGGAGTATTAATATAACATAACCTAAGGTACAGTTTCATAGGTAAAAACAGTTCTTTCTTTGTAAGAATCTTAAGTTGTTGAAATGGAATAATTTTACCGAGACACCACAATACATAAAGATGTTGTCGAatctcatttaattttttttgttcgcgaGGCTTTGCTTTCAAACA
The nucleotide sequence above comes from Andrena cerasifolii isolate SP2316 chromosome 2, iyAndCera1_principal, whole genome shotgun sequence. Encoded proteins:
- the Pig-u gene encoding phosphatidylinositol glycan anchor biosynthesis class U — translated: MWKQWLSNFALAGTIRFLLMNSEYQKVISDRVEVSTALNSWKRVTEGVHLYNFGIDPYMGDLFHETPIGLYIFNLIQWYLPHWILFILFIFTDLLTALLLALTAKHYATELASRKEEKLCNENSESDDDSSAASTSMMYVSAGYLFNPYIILNCVGHTTTVFTNLLYSVALISLTNSSIFWSCLSISLLTLQGLYPISLMVPAVIYIARSKSTKQRRNVVILIVTVFASMLTALLCISYYIMGSWSFVWSTIGFILTVPDLRPNIGLYWYFFTEMFEHFRWLFIASFQINVSLLYIVPLALRIRHDPMLLAFSYLAIAAIFKSYPCIGDVGFYMSLLPLWKHLFQYTQQGFIVGCFMLFCTVFAPTVWYQWIYSRSANANFYFGVTLAFAIAQIFLLTDILFASVKHEFAIRHGNNKDVSDSKAKLLLE